The genomic region TCTCGGTCGACCTGAAGGGCCAGAACAGGGCGGTCGTCTACGTCGAGGACGACGACATCTCGGCGGTCATCGGCAAGGGCGGCGGCCGCATCACCGATGTCGAGAACCGCCTCGGCATCGACATCGACGTGCGCACCCACGACGAGAACCCGAACTACCGCACCGGCGGCTCGGGCGGTGGCGGCGGTCAGACCCAGGGATCAGGACAGCAAGACACCGGCCAGCTCGTCACCCCCGAAATCACGTCCCGGCACATCGTCATCCCGGTCGACGGCCACACCGGCGAAACTGTGGAGGTCCGCGCCGACGGCGACTACCTGTTCACGGCGACGGTCGGCCGCGGCGGCGAGGTGCAGGTCTCCCGTGGCTCGGCTATCGCCGACGAACTGGAGCGTGCCATCGACCGCAAGAACACCGTGACGGTTCACACGGCTTGAGGTCGGGGCGTCACCGCTTCGAGCCCGTCACAGCAACTCACAGGCCACGAGCGAGCCGACGCCGACGAGGGTCCAGACGACCCCGGCGTACCGCGTCAGCGCGACCTTCCACGTCGCCGGTTCGACGGGTCCACTGGACCGTCGCCCGATGGCATCCAGCATCTCGTCCCACCGTGCCAGTTTCACAGGCCAGAGGACCATGGGTGGCGCGAAGAAGATGCCCAGCAGGGCCATGCTGTAGTAGCTTCCAGAGCACATGCACTCGTGTCGGATACAGAGAAGTGACACATAGGTCTTCGGTGCCTCCGACCCGGCAGTTGCTCGTTCGGGCGACGACACCGTGTCCCTCCGTCGTCTGTCGTCTCGCTCACCCACAGGCGACGAGTTCCCAGGTGTACGTCGGCGGCTCCTCCGCGTATTCTGCGCCGGGTGCTCGCGCCGCGAACCGCTCGGTCACGTAGTACCAGCCGTGCGAAGGACTGCTTCCCAGCATCGTCCGAGTCCCGTCCCCCGATTCTCCGAAGTCGACCTGCACCGATGCCGTGAGCAGCAATCCTGAGTCGAACCGCTCTACCACCCTCGCGTTCCAGCCGTCGAAGCCGGACACACTCACGTCTTCGTCCGCTTCCAGTTCGGCCGTGGCGTACGCCTTCTCGAAATCGATGGCGAACGTCTCGGCAGTGGCTTCCGTCAGGGAGGCCGGAAGCGACGGGTACTCGCCCTCGGGGAGGGTGGTGACGGCACAGTCTTCACCGGGTACCGGAACACCGGTGGGTGCGCCCGTCGGATTCGTCGTGGTGCTCGCTGTCTCCGTCGTCGTCGTGGCTACTGGTGCGTCTCCACCGAGACAGCCACCGAGTAGTCCGAGCGCGGCGACGAGGAGGGTCCGTCGGTACATAAATATATTTTTTTAGACAATACCAAGTACTTTGTGCCGGGTCCGACCCCGGCATCCCTCGATCACTCGTCGTCGTCCGCGTTCGGGTCGAGCAGGTAGTCACCGGCCCGCCAGGTGAACGTCAGGAACGCCGCGAAGTAGCCGGAACCCGCCCCGATCCAGCCCGCGAGACTACCCAGCGAGCCCTCGAACGCGGTCGCGGCACCCAGCGCGACGATGAAGGCGGCCAGTTCCACGAAGACGAGGTCGCCGAACTTCCCGGCGTTCGAGCGATTCGCGAGGTAGTCGTCGGTGTCGAAGTTCGAGCCGATGAGGCCGAAGACGAGCAGGCCGGCCGGCGTCGAGAACGCGATGCCGATGGCGGTCCGCTGGGCCTCCGAGAGGCCGGCGATAGGTGTCGCCTGGACCGTGCCGGCGACGATGCTCGCGAGGAACAGCGTCACCACCACGATGGCGAGTCGTTTGACGTTCATGGGCAGTGGTACGACAGGCCGGGGAGAAAGGCGGTTCGGTGTGTGTCGCTGGCGGGGCGCTCACGCGCTCGTCTCGTTGCCGGCGAGGGTGTACTCGCCGACGATGTAGCTGCGCGAGCCGCGCTCGTAGATGAGCTGGACGGTCTGGCCGGACTGGACACCCGAGATGGTCGTCGAGTCGCCCGCACCGACCTCCGCGTCCGGCTCGATGCCGAAGTCGGTCGCGTCCCAGGTGGTCCGCGAGCCGTCGACGACTATCTGGAGGTCGCCGGCGGTCAGTGCCTCCCCGCCGTCGTGGGTGATACGCAGCTCCGTCTCGCCGGTCTGTTCGAACGCGAACTCGGTGTCCGGTGGGTTCAGCGGTTCCTGGCCGCCGAAGATGTAGGCACCGCCGACACCGAGGACGCTCGCGGCCAGCATCACGAACACCAGCGCGATGACCCACGTCCGCTTCTCCTGTGGGGCGCGCTCGAACTCCGCCTCGTCGGTCATATCACTCGCGTCGCGGTCGACCTACAAGTAGCATGCGGCTGTGACGGGTTCGCCGGCGGACAGCTGTCACTGTCAAGTGCTGAGACCGAAAGGAGAGTGGACTTATTCGGCGCAGCAGGGTTCTGCGTCGCCGCCGTCCGCCGCGACCGCTTTCTCATCTATCTCGTAGAGGCTCTGTCTTGCGTCGGCGAAGTACACGTCCTGGTTGACGAGATCGATGTCCTGTAGCCGTTCGAGGGCGTACCGGACGGTTCGTGCGGAGAGCATGGACTCCTCGACGATCTGTTTCTGTGTGAGTGGCCCGTCGTACTCGAGTACTTTGAACACGAGCTTCGCACTCGGCGGGAGCTCCTCGAGATCTTCCCCAGTTGTAGCGGCCATCGTTACGAATCGAAAGCGTCCACGCTCATAAAGATTGACCCCAACGGGTATGGCGGGCGCACACGCGAATCGCCAAGCGAACGCCTTTTTACGAGTCGTCACACACCAACGACCATGGCTACCGAAACAGCTGGCTCCGGCACCGACTCCGGGAGTCAGCACTTTGGGACGGTCACGCGCACGACGCTGTCGGCGGCGGCTGGCGTCGCCGCAGCGTTCGTCTCCGCGTGGCTCACGGGGGATATGGCTCCGGCAGCAGCCTCCCTCCACCAGCCCGCACAGGCGGTCGTCCTCGTCGCAATCGCCATCCAGCCCCTCATCCAGCGGCTGCTCGGCGTGTACAAGGACGACTTCGGCGCGAAGGACTTCCTCTTCATCGCGTTCATGACCTTCTCCATGTGGTTCGTCACGTGGGGCATCATGCTCAGCGCACAGGCCAACTGACCATGGCAGAGGACAGCATCGCGGTGGTCGACCTGGACCGGTGCCAGCCCGACCGCTGTAACTACGAATGCAAGAACTACTGTCCGCCCAACCGCACGGGGAAGGAGTGCATCACCCTGCGTGGTGAGGACGCCATGGAGGGCAAGCCCGACCAGGTGCGCATCTCCGAGGAGATCTGTCTGGGCGAGACGTGTGGTATCTGCGTCGAGAAGTGCCCGTTCGACGCCATCGAGATCATCAACCTGCCACAGGAGCTGAACGAGGAACCGGCCCACCGCTACGGCGAGAACGCGTTCTCGCTGTACGGGCTGCCGGCGCCCGACTCGGGGCGCGTGACGGGTATCCTCGGCCCGAACGGTATCGGGAAGACGACGGCCGTCCACATCCTCGCGGGCGAGCTCTCGCCCAACCTCGGGGACTACGGCCACGACCCCGACTGGGAGGAGATTCTCGACCGCTACCGCGGCACCGAGTTGCAGGACTTCCTGAAGTCCCTGCGCGACGGCGACGTGACCGTCGCCCGCAAGCCCCAGTACGTCGACCAGATCCCCAAGCAGTTCGACGGGGTCACCCGGACGCTGCTCGAATCCGCCGACGAGCGCGGTGTCCTCGACGAGCTGGCCGAGCGCCTCTCCATCACGCCGGTGCTCGACCAGCACATCGACAACCTCTCCGGTGGGGAGCTCCAGCGCGTCGCCCTGGCGGCGACGCTCGCCCGCGACGCGGACTTCTACTTCCTGGACGAGATCACGCCGTACCTGGACATCGGCCAGCGCGTCACCGCGGCGCGACTCATCCGCGACCTCGCCGAGGACGGCGACCGGTCGATGCTGGTGGTCGAGCACGACCTGGCCATCCTCGACCTGCTCGCGGACAACCTCCACGTCGCCTACGGTGAGCCCGGCGCGTACGGTGTCATCACGAAGCCGAAATCGGTGCGGAACGGTATCAACGAGTACCTCAAGGGCTACCTCGACAACGAGAACATGCGCATCCGCCCGAACGCCATCAAGTTCGAGGAGCACGCCCCGCGGACCGTCAGCAAGGGCGAGGTCATCGCGGAGTACCCCGACCTCGAGATGAGCTACGGCGAGGGCGAGTTCGGTCTGGAAGTCGAAGGCGGGAAGATTCGCGAGAACGAGGTCCTGGGTATCGTCGGCCCGAACGGAATCGGGAAGTCGACGTTCGCCCAGTTGCTGAACGGTGGCATCGAGCCCACGAAGGGCGAGATCGACTTCGAGCTCGACATCTCCTACAAGCCGCAGTACATCGAGATCGACCAGCACATGCGGGTCGACGCGTTCCTCGCCTCCATCACGGACCAGTTCGGCTCCTCGTACTGGGAGACCGAGATCGCCAACCCGCTCCAGCTCGGCCGCATCATGGAGCAGAACCTCACCGACCTCTCGGGCGGTGAGCGCCAGCGCGTCGCCATCGCGGCGTGTCTCTCCGAGGACGCCGACCTCTACCTGCTCGACGAGCCATCCGCGCACCTCGACGTCGAACAGCGCGTGCAGGCCACGCGCGCAATCCGGCGCTACGCCGAGAGCCAGGACGCGACGGTCATGGTCATCGACCACGACATCTACATGATCGACCTGCTCGCGGACCGCCTGATGGTGTTCGACGGCGAACCCGCGAAGCACGGACACGCGGGCACGCCCCAGGGCATGCGCTCGGGCATGAACGAGTTCCTCGCGAACCTCGACGTGACGTTCCGCCGCGACGAGCGCACCAAGCGCCCGCGGGTGAACAAGCCG from Haloarchaeobius sp. HME9146 harbors:
- a CDS encoding type IV pilin N-terminal domain-containing protein; protein product: MTDEAEFERAPQEKRTWVIALVFVMLAASVLGVGGAYIFGGQEPLNPPDTEFAFEQTGETELRITHDGGEALTAGDLQIVVDGSRTTWDATDFGIEPDAEVGAGDSTTISGVQSGQTVQLIYERGSRSYIVGEYTLAGNETSA
- a CDS encoding helix-turn-helix domain-containing protein, which codes for MAATTGEDLEELPPSAKLVFKVLEYDGPLTQKQIVEESMLSARTVRYALERLQDIDLVNQDVYFADARQSLYEIDEKAVAADGGDAEPCCAE
- a CDS encoding ribosome biogenesis/translation initiation ATPase RLI, with amino-acid sequence MAEDSIAVVDLDRCQPDRCNYECKNYCPPNRTGKECITLRGEDAMEGKPDQVRISEEICLGETCGICVEKCPFDAIEIINLPQELNEEPAHRYGENAFSLYGLPAPDSGRVTGILGPNGIGKTTAVHILAGELSPNLGDYGHDPDWEEILDRYRGTELQDFLKSLRDGDVTVARKPQYVDQIPKQFDGVTRTLLESADERGVLDELAERLSITPVLDQHIDNLSGGELQRVALAATLARDADFYFLDEITPYLDIGQRVTAARLIRDLAEDGDRSMLVVEHDLAILDLLADNLHVAYGEPGAYGVITKPKSVRNGINEYLKGYLDNENMRIRPNAIKFEEHAPRTVSKGEVIAEYPDLEMSYGEGEFGLEVEGGKIRENEVLGIVGPNGIGKSTFAQLLNGGIEPTKGEIDFELDISYKPQYIEIDQHMRVDAFLASITDQFGSSYWETEIANPLQLGRIMEQNLTDLSGGERQRVAIAACLSEDADLYLLDEPSAHLDVEQRVQATRAIRRYAESQDATVMVIDHDIYMIDLLADRLMVFDGEPAKHGHAGTPQGMRSGMNEFLANLDVTFRRDERTKRPRVNKPDSQLDRQQKSEGEYYYAP